A region of Algiphilus sp. DNA encodes the following proteins:
- the purT gene encoding formate-dependent phosphoribosylglycinamide formyltransferase translates to MTTTIGTPLSADATRVLLLGSGELGKEVAIELQRLGVEVVACDRYADAPAMQVAHRSHVFPMLDGARLREVVERERPALIVPEIEAIHTETLLALEAEGWRVVPTARAARLTMDREGIRRLAAEDLGLPTSPYRFVDDLAACRDAVAAVGLPCVVKPVMSSSGKGQSTIRSEADIDAAWAYAQAGGRAGAGRCIVEGFVPFDYEITLLTVRAASGTRFCAPIGHRQVDGDYRESWQPQPMSDTALARAREIATAVTDSLGGYGIFGVELFVRGDEVLFSEVSPRPHDTGLVTLISQDLSEFALHARAILGLPVPDVRHYGAAASCALVFEGDDEAPRFTGIGEALAHPDVHLRLFGKPGLGGGRRRMGVTLALADSVELARERATAAAACIALAD, encoded by the coding sequence GTGACCACCACCATCGGAACCCCGCTGAGCGCCGACGCCACCCGCGTGCTGCTGCTGGGCAGCGGCGAGCTGGGCAAGGAGGTCGCCATCGAGCTGCAGCGGCTGGGCGTCGAGGTCGTGGCCTGCGATCGTTACGCCGATGCACCTGCCATGCAGGTGGCGCATCGCAGCCATGTCTTCCCGATGCTGGACGGAGCGCGTCTGCGCGAGGTCGTGGAACGCGAGCGGCCGGCGCTGATCGTGCCCGAGATCGAGGCCATCCACACCGAGACCCTGCTGGCGCTGGAGGCCGAGGGCTGGCGCGTGGTGCCCACCGCGCGCGCGGCGCGGCTGACCATGGATCGCGAGGGCATCCGCCGTCTGGCCGCCGAGGACCTCGGCCTGCCGACCTCGCCCTACCGATTCGTCGACGATCTTGCCGCCTGCCGCGATGCGGTGGCGGCGGTCGGTCTGCCCTGCGTCGTCAAGCCGGTGATGAGCAGCTCCGGCAAGGGCCAGTCCACCATCCGCAGCGAGGCGGATATCGACGCCGCGTGGGCGTACGCGCAGGCCGGCGGGCGCGCCGGCGCCGGCCGCTGCATCGTCGAGGGCTTCGTACCGTTCGACTACGAGATCACGCTGCTCACGGTGCGGGCGGCCTCCGGCACCCGCTTCTGCGCGCCCATCGGGCACCGCCAGGTGGACGGCGACTACCGCGAGTCGTGGCAGCCGCAGCCGATGAGCGATACCGCCCTGGCGCGCGCCCGCGAGATCGCGACCGCGGTCACCGACAGTCTGGGCGGCTACGGCATCTTCGGGGTCGAGCTGTTCGTGCGCGGCGACGAGGTGCTGTTCTCCGAGGTCTCCCCGCGTCCGCACGACACCGGACTGGTCACGCTGATCAGCCAGGACCTCTCCGAGTTCGCGCTGCACGCACGCGCCATCCTCGGTCTGCCGGTCCCGGACGTGCGCCACTACGGTGCCGCTGCGTCGTGCGCGCTGGTGTTCGAGGGCGACGACGAGGCACCGCGCTTCACCGGCATCGGCGAGGCACTGGCCCATCCCGATGTGCACCTGCGACTGTTCGGCAAGCCCGGTCTCGGCGGGGGGCGGCGGCGCATGGGCGTGACCCTGGCGCTGGCCGACAGCGTCGAGCTTGCACGCGAGCGTGCCACCGCGGCGGCGGCCTGCATCGCTTTGGCAGACTGA
- a CDS encoding porin, whose amino-acid sequence MTGRDSARALGAGVAMALAATAAHGTDDAGWKPMGFAQLTMEQRGDGGIDFGADRVRAGARFSAGDFGGGLVLDFNVPDAGDRTPGTLTNVIKDVYGDWRFHSRWLLRVGQFKTPLGMDFNTPGHRLDITKRGMEKPLVLERDPGAMVSGRGLPGGFGVDAGAFNPAGRSGATTHTTAQEGEDNAYAGRLHWDGVEALHAEIAYGTSEAAGGPGTEDYRVLDAGLRFTRGPLTLKAEWIDGSDIRGIDGRDERVVYGHADYRLSQRWTLVARHYAGRSEPATGGDSNLGNTYLGVTVHPPMRGPVVLRLQINAVLESGDGEAYTGLGGFRDDAVLVQAQVALR is encoded by the coding sequence ATGACGGGACGCGACAGCGCGAGAGCGCTCGGCGCGGGCGTGGCCATGGCGCTGGCGGCAACCGCCGCGCACGGTACCGACGACGCCGGCTGGAAGCCGATGGGCTTCGCCCAGCTCACCATGGAGCAGCGCGGCGACGGCGGCATCGACTTCGGTGCCGACCGTGTCCGTGCCGGGGCGCGGTTCAGCGCGGGCGACTTCGGTGGCGGACTGGTGCTCGACTTCAACGTGCCCGACGCCGGCGACCGCACGCCGGGCACCCTCACCAACGTCATCAAGGATGTCTACGGCGACTGGCGCTTCCATTCGCGCTGGCTGCTGCGCGTCGGCCAGTTCAAGACGCCGCTGGGCATGGACTTCAACACGCCCGGCCATCGCCTGGACATCACCAAGCGCGGCATGGAGAAGCCGCTGGTGCTGGAGCGCGACCCCGGCGCCATGGTCAGCGGCCGCGGTCTGCCGGGCGGATTCGGCGTGGATGCCGGTGCCTTCAATCCCGCCGGCCGCTCCGGCGCCACCACTCACACCACGGCCCAGGAAGGCGAGGACAACGCCTATGCCGGGCGTCTGCACTGGGACGGTGTCGAGGCCCTGCACGCCGAGATCGCCTATGGCACCAGCGAGGCCGCCGGTGGTCCCGGGACCGAGGACTACCGTGTGCTCGACGCGGGGCTGCGCTTCACGCGCGGGCCGCTCACCCTCAAGGCCGAATGGATCGACGGCAGCGATATCCGCGGCATCGACGGCCGCGACGAGCGCGTCGTCTACGGCCACGCCGACTACCGGCTGTCGCAGCGCTGGACCCTGGTGGCGCGCCACTATGCGGGGCGCAGCGAGCCCGCGACCGGCGGCGACAGCAACCTCGGGAATACCTACCTGGGCGTGACGGTGCATCCGCCGATGCGCGGCCCGGTGGTGCTGCGGCTGCAGATCAACGCGGTCCTGGAGAGCGGCGACGGCGAGGCCTACACCGGCCTCGGCGGATTCCGCGACGATGCCGTTCTGGTGCAGGCCCAGGTCGCGCTGCGCTAG
- a CDS encoding ATP-dependent zinc protease: MIRAAAPALVALAASIVAVPPLQANDEIAHVYGWVEKSRIMAMDAEIKAKLDTGALTSSMHATDIERFERDGDEWVRFEVAVEDERDGSDKRETFERPVYRNVIIRGAGGEERRPVVLMEVCFGSVVHEEQFSLEDRSDMIYPVLIGRRTIQHLGVIDVTRTFLNGADCDMDSPVEKHEGQEADDDIGA; this comes from the coding sequence ATGATCCGCGCCGCCGCGCCCGCGCTTGTCGCGCTCGCCGCCAGCATTGTTGCCGTCCCGCCGCTCCAGGCCAACGACGAGATCGCCCACGTCTACGGCTGGGTCGAGAAGAGCCGCATCATGGCGATGGACGCCGAGATCAAGGCCAAGCTCGATACTGGTGCGCTGACCTCGTCGATGCACGCCACCGACATCGAGCGCTTCGAGCGCGACGGTGACGAATGGGTGCGCTTCGAGGTAGCGGTCGAGGACGAGCGCGACGGCAGCGACAAGCGCGAGACCTTCGAGCGCCCGGTGTACCGCAACGTCATCATCCGCGGTGCCGGCGGCGAGGAGCGCCGCCCGGTCGTGCTCATGGAGGTCTGCTTCGGATCGGTCGTCCACGAGGAGCAGTTCAGTCTCGAGGATCGCAGCGACATGATCTATCCGGTGCTCATCGGTCGCCGGACCATCCAGCATCTCGGCGTCATCGACGTGACCCGCACCTTCCTCAACGGCGCCGACTGCGACATGGACTCGCCGGTCGAGAAGCACGAGGGTCAGGAAGCCGACGACGACATCGGCGCGTAG